From the Mesoaciditoga lauensis cd-1655R = DSM 25116 genome, the window TTATGGAAAGATACAGGTTTTCAAGGATATGAACCCGACAACGTCAAAACATATCAACCGAAGAAAAAGCCTAGAGGTAAAAAACTGACACCAGAAGATAAAAGAAAAAACAAACTCATTTCAAGCATTCGTGTGAGAATAGAACACGCCATAGGAGGGGCAAAAGTATTCCACATAGTCAGGGATGTATACCGAAATCACAAGAAGGGATTCGAAGATATGGTCATGGAAATTGCGTGCGGATTACATAATCTCAGATTAGACTATTCTTTCTCTTCTTGAGATAAAAAAGAAAAAGGGAAAGGTATTATCAATTTATGCTTCATTGTTATTAAGAATAAAGTCTATTCATCAAAAATTGTGGCGTTCTCATCATATGAAGAAACTCTTTTGGAAGAACAAAATTCAAAACCTTTGGCAAAAGATCGAGTTTTGCCGCGAAAGTGTTGTTAACAACTGTACCAAGCACAGCTGTTCCAACGGTTCCTCCAACGCTTCTAAAGAACTGCACAGAAGAAAGTGCCAATCCGGTATACTTCCTTTCAACTGCACTTTGCATGATCACCATCAGCATACCCATTGGAAGCCCAACTCCCATTCCAACAATTACCATAGCCAGTGAAATTTCTGTGTTCGATGAGTTGACGGTGAATCTGGACATCATGTATAAACCATATGTCATGGTGATGGTTCCCAGTATGAATGAAAGTTTGTACTTTCCCGTTTTAGATATGTAAAAGCCGCCTCCTATACTTGTCAAAACGGCACCCAACATCATGGGCATGAGGATAAGGCCTGAATTCGTTGCCGTTCTCCCCTGAACCGCTTGAACGAACAAAGGAAGATAAACCGCGGATGCGAAAAGAGAAAAGCCGACAATGAAGTTCAAAATGTTTCCAACTGTAAAAACCTGATTTTTGAAAAGAGAAAGTTCCAAAATGGGTTCTTTTGCCTTTTTTTCGGTAAAGTAGAAAAAAACGAATATCGCGGCAGAAATCAAAAATAACCCCCACACTTTGAATTCATTCCAGGTGTGATCTTGAGAAGCAAACGAAAACCCTAGCAATAAGCTTAAAAGCATACTTCCAAGCAAAGTAGCCCCCAAATAATCTACTTTTTCACCTATGGCATTTCTTCCCAACTCTTTTGGAATCAAGAAATAAGCCATTATAAATGCTGGAATACCTATTGGCATGTTCACATAAAACACCCAATGCCAACTTAAATTATCGGTCAAATATCCTCCTATCAAAGGACCTATGACGCTTGAAATGCCAAAAACCGCTCCGAGCAATCCTTGAAACTTTCCCCTCTCCCTTGCGGTGAAAACATCACCTATTATGGCCGGCCCTATTGCCATTGTCATGGCCGCTCCAAAACCTTGAACGGCCCTTGAAACTATTAGCCAATAAATCGATGGGGAAAGACCTGCACTCCACGATCCTGCCATGAAAACGAGTATGCCACTCATATAAAAGTATTTTCTTCCAAACATATCTGATAATTTCCCAAATATGGGAACAAATATCGTAGAAGTAAGCATGTAAATGGTGAAAACCCACGAATAAAGCGACATCCCACCCAGATCGTTTATTACTCGTGGCATAGCGGTTCCAACCACTGTTTGGTCAAGAGAAGACATGAAAATGGAAGTTAAAACCGTTATAAGGGCTCCAAAGGCCACTCTTTTGCTCACATTTGGCATCTTATTTGCTCTCCTTCAATTTTTCTGAAATTTTTTCAATGAATTCAAAAGATTCAAAAAGTTTTAGCCTTTCATCTTCGCTTAAAATTTTGAGTTTCTCTTCCACATGTTTTTTTATGCCTTTCATTAATTCATCGTGTTTTTTAATGCCTTTACCCGTCAACTTAACTTTTACTACTCTTCTATCTTCTTTGGAACGCTCTCTCTCGACATATCCTTCCTTCACAAGCATATCAACCGATTCACTGAGGGTACTCTTTTTCAAGCCAGCATGAGCTTCCAATTCCGACATTTTAATTCCTTTTCCCTTTGCTCGATATCTTAAGACCATCATGACAAAAAGGGCCGCTTTTGGAAATCCAAAAGCCACATAATCAAAATCCTTGAAAAGATACTTGAAAAATTTTGGGTAAGAACTGAACATCACCGTTAACTCATCTTTCTCCATAGTTTTCCTCCAACTTTTTTGATCATTATCCATTGCTAATCAGTTAGTTCCCAGCTTGGTTAGAAAGAAGGGTAAAAATAAATAGTTCTATTTTGAACAATTTATTTTAGAATAATTCTTTTAAGAATCAATTAATCGTCGGTTTCAAAATGAAGTGATTTTCAAAGACTCACGTTGTGAGTGAAGTTTAAGAAATCAACTGAAAAGCCCTTGACATTGAAAATCAAGAGTGGAAATGACCCCTCCTCGCCATTTATGGATATTCTGACCCCATTTGGGGGAAAATGTAGATGAAGCTATTTTATAAAGAACTCTGCCCCCGCAAGCGGGGGAAGTGTCGACTCAGTCGACGAAGGGGGTTCCGAGTTTTGAGTGATACCAAAGATGAGAATAACGAATCCCACTCTACCATTGAAAATGCCATACAAGATGCGAAATAACAGAGTTTTTCTTCTTCTTCTCCTTTATCGAAACACTCGCCAGCACTTATGAACTCTCCATCTGAAGACTCTAAAAACGAGGTTGGAAAACACACGGACGTGTTGAGAAAGCGAAGCACTCATGGACGAGTGTCTGAGCGTGCCTCGTTTTTTGAGTCGCAAGATGGATAAAAGAGTGAATTCGTGCTGGCAAGTGTTTCGATAAATATTTTTTCGCACGTTAGGAGTTTTCAACGCTTTCATCGCTATGCAGTTTTAATTCTCTGAACGAGAAGAAGTTGTAAAAAGAGTATTCCCATCAATATTACACCAACTCAAAAGGATTATTTTTCTATATCAACTAAATAATCAACGGAACCAAACGTTGCATACCTGTTGGCAATTCCTATATCGGTCTTCCCGGTTTTTAAAGCGGTTAAACATCTATGAAGAAAGTCGAATTTGAAATATTCACTATCCCAATAAAGATATTCCACAGCATCGTTGAAATTCTGCCTGTCAAGGTATATCCTGTTCCCAACTTTGATCTTCAAGACCGTATTACTTTCAAAGGGCACGCCGTTAAGTGACCATAGAGCTTGCCCTCCACCAAATGTCCCAGAAGATGGAACCGGGATGGCTGAAAAATCACCGTTATCGAGAAATTTATATGCTATCACCACATCGCCCTTTTTCAAATTTTTAAGGTTAGGCCTTAAAATGTACGGTCTTTTCACGAATTTCTTTCCATTCCATTTAAACAAAGTTCCTTGACTTCCAGCGCTTATGAGGATTCCTCCATCATAGAAATATATCTGCCCATTTGGCCAGACATCATCGTCTTCAGTGCCGGATTCCATATCCG encodes:
- a CDS encoding transposase family protein, translating into LWKDTGFQGYEPDNVKTYQPKKKPRGKKLTPEDKRKNKLISSIRVRIEHAIGGAKVFHIVRDVYRNHKKGFEDMVMEIACGLHNLRLDYSFSS
- a CDS encoding MDR family MFS transporter, translated to MPNVSKRVAFGALITVLTSIFMSSLDQTVVGTAMPRVINDLGGMSLYSWVFTIYMLTSTIFVPIFGKLSDMFGRKYFYMSGILVFMAGSWSAGLSPSIYWLIVSRAVQGFGAAMTMAIGPAIIGDVFTARERGKFQGLLGAVFGISSVIGPLIGGYLTDNLSWHWVFYVNMPIGIPAFIMAYFLIPKELGRNAIGEKVDYLGATLLGSMLLSLLLGFSFASQDHTWNEFKVWGLFLISAAIFVFFYFTEKKAKEPILELSLFKNQVFTVGNILNFIVGFSLFASAVYLPLFVQAVQGRTATNSGLILMPMMLGAVLTSIGGGFYISKTGKYKLSFILGTITMTYGLYMMSRFTVNSSNTEISLAMVIVGMGVGLPMGMLMVIMQSAVERKYTGLALSSVQFFRSVGGTVGTAVLGTVVNNTFAAKLDLLPKVLNFVLPKEFLHMMRTPQFLMNRLYS
- a CDS encoding MarR family winged helix-turn-helix transcriptional regulator, yielding MEKDELTVMFSSYPKFFKYLFKDFDYVAFGFPKAALFVMMVLRYRAKGKGIKMSELEAHAGLKKSTLSESVDMLVKEGYVERERSKEDRRVVKVKLTGKGIKKHDELMKGIKKHVEEKLKILSEDERLKLFESFEFIEKISEKLKESK